GACGGGGTGCAAATCGTCCGGGATATTAGCAAAAGGGATAACGGAATGGGGTCGTGGGGAGGTTTATTAACCCCCTCCCAGGGGAGTGCGTCCATGACTCGAGATTCAGGTACGCAATCGTAATCGTACCTTGGCCTCTGTTCAGCAACTCAGGAGAGACAGTGACTGTAACAGAAGACCCAGAAAAAGATTGCCAAGATGCCCCGCTCATGCACCAAACAACGTGGCTTCATGTTCCGAATCCATTGCGGCGGAGTTAACGCAGAATTAGTACACCAGAAAAGGGCATATCATTCGACCATCGTGCTGTTCTCCGGCTTTTGCCAAGATAACCCACAGTGGGTCGTTTGATAGACGAGCTCTTGGGTGCCATCGGCCATGAGTGGTCTGCTGAAGATTTAGCCATCTTggcaccttctcttccccaccGTGAGTGCGTATGGGTGCCGATTGCCGGCAATTGCTCGGTTGATGGAATCAGCTTGACTGGTGGTTGCGAAGGGTGGCGTGCTTTTAGGGCTAACGAAAACTATGCGTAACTCCCAGTGGCTGAGATGGGATCATTGGAACTATTTGTGATGTCAATGACGCGCGTggatattatcatcatcacttaATCTAAGGAGTTTATGAACGCCACCGGCCACTCAGACTCAATCGTTCCCTTCTTCTCAGTGGGCCTTTGTCAATCTAACTTTAAACTACCGGGACGAGTCGAAGTCATTAATCCCAGTCAGCAGAGAACTGCATGGTAGACTCAGACTCGTAGAGAGAAAATTACAGGCCAAAACTCAATCCAGATTGCCACAACTACGTACTGTGGAGTGAGTTTTCCAGATTTTCTCCGTCGACAACTCCACGCATTCTCGAAGTTTCAATAGCTCAATGGATCGGCGCAATAACGCCCCTTGCTCCACTCCTGCCACCGAACTGCCTCTTATTGGGTCCAGATATGCTCGCATTACTCGGCAAATCATTCTGGATCAGGATTCCATGTCTCTTCTGCAGTTTCCTATACATGAACCAAGAAATCCAGGGCAATTGAATGGTATCTTTCACGGCTTTCTTGTAGCGGGCTAGTATTTGACAATTCGCCGACTACTGCTCGACGTTGAATCAATGCACGGCTTGGCATCCTAACTATTAAGCCCTTGGCAATGATTAATCAACTCGATTCGTCCTCGGTTAGCATTTTCACTCCGTGCCAAGCCAGTGTGGCATATATCTGCTCTGTTAATGAAGACGCGACTCTGGACTGCGTGTGCGACTGAGTTACAGATAACTCAATTTTCAAGAAACCCGATTCTAGCCAATAATAGTCCATGTGATATATAAAGACGTCAGTTATCTATATGGTGAGTTGACGCTTGTAAATAGTTCGTGGCTGTGCATCACTTCATGGTTGCCTATTTCTTGCCAGAGCTCTTCGGATGCGTGTGCCGTGTCATTTATGATATGAACCTTTATGCACTCCGTGCTTAGGGCCATTCGACCATATTCAGACTTTTATCTAATTCACTCCGCCATGAGGTCCTTGTGAGTACGTTTCCTCTGTTGTGGTTAGGCCAAAATGCTGGGGAAAGCAAGCAGGAGTATTGTCGGACGTAGCGTGTAAGGCCAAAACACCGTAGGGTTTGTGTACCTGTATTGAGGACAATGTCTGTGGCTCTGATCCCAAAGACGACTTTCAAGATTCAATGGGCTTGAGATCAATTAACAGTTTCCATTTTGTCCGTTTCCCCTCTACCCCTTTCGGGGATATATACGTACTACCTAGTAAACATGTTGGGCAATCATTGAGGGCATAGTTTTTCATCGAAACTCTCACAGCTGGCCAAAATAGGGCCTTTTTATACTCCATATACCATGAAAACGAGTACATAGCTTGAATGGTCCCTGGAAGCTAACGTTTCCGATATAAGCTGTCAAGTGGTATATTGCGCAGCTCATATACACTGGTGATCCGTAGCTTGACTTTGCATATTAGGCTGTGAGATGTGTCAATCCCGCTCGATGAAAACACCATATGGCGCTTTGATCGTGCCTTCAaaccaaatactgcagcAAAAAATACATTGTCTAACCACCTCAACAACGGGGGGCGTTTTTGATGTGTGTGAAGTTGGCGATCCGGCCGTGTCGTCCGTCTTGATTCGGTGTCTAAGATCTTAGCCCCTGCCCTGCGAGCAGGCTGGGTTACTGCAAATGCGCGGATCGTAGAAAAGCTTATCGCTTACCAAGACATCACAACTGTGGAAGTCAACGGACTATCGCAGTTAATGCTATGGTCCCTACTAGAACCAACATGGGGCCATCAAGGCTTTGCCTCTTGGTTGGACCATATATCATCGGCCTATCGCACCCGGCGGGATGCTCTACTGCATGCTTGCGATCAATACCTGCCTCGGGATATTTGTACCTAGGACCCACCGGAATATGATATGTTCTTGTGGCTTCGCCTGAATCAACAGCAATGCAATTGAGAATGGAGTGCAGGTTATAGAGGGGTTACTCTTCGCTTCTAACCAGAAGCCCAATGGCGAACTGCAGTTTCGGTTGACGTTTGCGGCTGCTCCTGCGGAACACTTCGAACAGGCTTTGAAGGCTTTAGGGGATGCTGTGAGACAGGAGTTTGGCATTACTTGTGAATAGGACAAACTTTGAACATAGTGGGGACTGATACAGTGGTATTTCATTCTTTATAAAGTCTATCGACTTTCAAGGCCTCTTCTCGATTCTATATCTCCATATATGCAATGGTATATCAGGTAGAAGCGACAGAAACCATACCGGGTATCTCCGCGACAGGAGCAACCCTACCGACCACTTGACCAAAGCCAATGCGAGAATTTCCTTCACCAGCCCATCCCTCCAGTGCAATCTCATCGTTGTCCTGCAACCAGACCAATGACAAGTCATTTACAAGTTGAACTGGGTTCTTCCCGCCCGCCGTCAATTCATGGATACACCCAAGCCGCCCTAGACCGGTTGACGCTTGCTCCAAATCCTCACTCGCTTGCTTGGCTGACGAAGAAAGTGTCCCTGTTCCAATTAGATCTCCAGGAGCAAGTCCACACCCAGCCGAGGTATGATGCGCAATCATCTGGAACGGTGACCAATATGTATGCTTCAAGTTACTCCTACTAATCGGCGTCCGATGACTCTCCCCTCCTATATCCCACATCAGCAACATCTCCCAAGAACTCCGACATGGGAAATACATACTAGAAATGAAAGTCGACACATCAATCGAGACATCCTCCGCACATTTCAAGAATGAATTCGACGTGAACTTCCCCTCCGTAGCAACATCCGCTTTAGCCGGAACAATAGCACCCGCTTCTTCAAGCGCATCCATCGTCACGACCCAGGTCGAGATGCTCGTTCCACAGCTCTTACCATTAAATGGTCCTAGGGGAATCATCTCTGCGAACTGAACATCTCTGGCACTCCAGTCATTCAGCAGAACGAAGCCGAATATGTAGTCTCGCGCGCGGGATGCCGGGATATGTTCGCCAATGGGTATCTTGGTCGAGATGAACATGCCAAGTTCGACCTCGTAGTCGAGTTTCTGGCAGGGGTAGAGTCCATCGGCGCCGACGCCGTATGGGCGCTGGATTGGAGTGCCACTTGGGACTACTGATGAGGCGCGGCCGTTGTATGCTAGTGGTTGGTTGCGGAAGCTGGGGGGGATGTCGCCGAAGCCTGCTACGCGACCAACCTTTTTCATATCACAGACTATGGTTAGTAATGACATTTTCGTAGATGACATTCCAAATTTTGCCTCGGATTAATGAAGTTTCAGAGGGCCATGCCGCTTACATTGGTGACATGCTCTAGAGAGCAGGTGTAGTCTGTGAATCCGCCCATGGAGAACGGAAGGTGCATTGATACTGCTACTCTCGGAATGAGTAACTTTGCCTGATCTGTCTGATTGTATAATGGTGAATCCGCGTTTACAATCAACGCCTGGATGTCCTTCCGGATCTTAGACCGGacaggacgaggaagagcggCGAAGCGGTTGAGCGTCGGCTACTCGACCATATTTTCAGTGAGAAGAATTGAAGGACTTCAAGCTTGATTTCCTTACCTCGCGGAAGATATCTTGTGCTCCATCGGCGTAGTCGATAGTCAGAGCACCTCGGTTTGCGACGCGAAATAAATCGATCACATAGTCGCCAATCGCAGCTCCTGGGCGTGGTGTGGGCTACGAACATAGCGCGAGGCTACATTAGCTAGAATGGAATACAGTGTGGTATAGGTCTGTCTACTTACATCCTCCGCAGTGCTGAAAATGCCAAAAGGTATATTTGACACTGGGAACGGAGAGTCATGTCGTATGGGGAGTGGATGAGAAACGAAGCTTGATGTGACAGTCATTGTGAAGGTGTTGCAATTTTTCTATTGTCGAGCTAATACAAATTCTATGTTCAAATGTTCGAGTACATCCGCATTCACATTCCAACAGTGCTTTATAGTATATTCGGCTACGGTTCAATTGTTGACCACCATCAACCGGGATAACCGTTCGGGAACGTCTATTGGCATCCGGCGTTAGTTATATAAACCATGCACCATTTGCGATATAAGAAGTTATTGTCTGATATATACTAGTATTGCATCCTACCTTGGCCCAGGATCAAGAAGGATAACTTTTGCATTCACcttaataatatttaaaaaggAATGTTCAAACATATTTTACGTAGTAGAGATCGTATTCCTATTGCTGGTCCTGATTGTGTTTATCGGAGCTTCGGTGGGCATCCGAAGTCCAAGAGCACGGATACCCCACTCGGGTAATCTCAACACTCAACACTAACGTGTACTTTCAAAAGCAGTATTTAGTCTGAATTCACACGGGTTATATAGACCCGAACTAAGGCACCTTAGTCAGTTTCAAAACTGGCCTCGATTGACATGAAAAACGACACTAATGGTCGCTGATGAACGGTGTTGGTTCGGAGCCCTAATTCGGCCCCACATCATTCTCTCGCGGAGTAATTGATGACATTCCAGTGTTGACGAATAGAATGATTCCTAGTAGACTAATAATTCCTACTTCTGAATAGTGCCAAACCATcataaattaaaaattaagCCCCGAGGTGTGATGTATGTTCTAAAAGCCCCAACTCGGTGCAACCCCACGAAGGAATTCGGGCGCTAAATCCACGCTAAATGCTCCGAGCAATGGatcctcttgcagctcgtcTCTGTAGACATAGCTCTACCCCCACAGATTGCTGCTGGGTCTGTAAGACACCATGCGGGGAAGAAAGTATCTATTGTTGTGCTCCGGCGGACCTTGTTGGTGGCTTGTTATGTTATATAGCTCTAATGTTGGAACCGAATATGCCGAGAACACTATCAATTGCAATCATCTCAAGAATACCTTTCaattgtatttttttttatagaCGTATCGTGAGGTCAACCCCAACTTGACCAATTCATCGCCCACCATGCCTCCTCCCGTACAAGTCGCATATAAGAGGATCGGCAAACCAACAGTAGGCGAAAACGGTTATGTTGATTTCCAACCCGGGAAAACCGAAGTCCTCCCCAAAGGCTGGAACGGCTTCAACGCGAAACCATTGATAAGTGACATTAGGGTCGAACATGATGTCGAAATCGTGGTCCGCGATGGCGCCCGACTCTATGTTGATATATATCGCCCGGCAGACACAACCGAGAAGGTCCCCGCAGTCCTGAGCTGGTCATTCTACGGCAAGAAATACAGTGCATTGGATATGTTACCAATGTGCGTGTGGAATTGCTGTGTTCCGCGCTCTGACCTAAGCGGCCTGGAAAAGTTCGAGGGACTGGACCCCCAATCATGGTGCCCGAAGGGTTACGCGATCGTGAGTGTGGACACACGTGGCGCTGGTAATAGCGACGGGCAGATCTGTGTGATGGGCAGTCAGGATGCGGAAGATGGCTACGATGTCGTCGAGGCAATCGCTGCCATGGATTGGTGTAATGGGTCCATTGGTATGGCCGGTAACTCTGCGCTGGCGATTGCTCAGTGGTTTATCGCTGCCCAGCAGCCCCCGTCATTGAAGGCAATTGCTCCTTGGGAGGGGTTGGGCGATCTTTATCGCGAGCAGTTCTGCCGTGGTGGGTGGTTTTTCATGAGCAATTTTGATCTCATTGCTCAGAGGATCGTTCGAGGACCAGAGAATTCCGGACTGGAGGATTATGAGGAAATGTACCGCCGATCGCCTGTTTCGAATGCTTTCTGGGCCGACAAGCGAGTAGATATGACGAAGATTCAGTGTCCAGCTTATATTCGTGGTTCGGATGTGAGCTCGATTCATACCATGGGTTCCGTTCGTGGCTATCTCGAAATCCCACACGACAAGAAGTGGATCCATTGGGGAAGCAAGCAGGAGTGGTACGAGCTGTATAGTGAGCCTGAGTCAATGGAAGAACTCACTGTCTTCTTTGATCGCTATCTCAAAGGCATCGAGAATGGCTGGGAAAAGACTCCTAAAGTTCGTTGGTCTGCTTTGCAATTTGGCGACCGTGAggccatcgacaacatcgtTCTAGAGGACTTCCCTGTTCCGTCAACAGAGTACCGGAACTTATACCTCGGGGGCAACCAGCAGCTTCTAAGAACAGCTACCACCGACTATTCCACTGTCTCATATGATTCCGAGAGCAGAGCCAGCATTGCCGAGTTCAATTATACCTTCGAGAAACCTTCACGCTTAATTGGATTGCCAAAAGCAATCCTATACGTGTCCGCCGAGGAGCAGGATGACTTTACGGTGTTCGTCATTCTACGCAAGAAAGATAAGGATGGAAAAGCATTGATGCACCTCAACTTCCCGTTCCACGCTACACCTGTTAAGTCAATTACCGAAATCCCTGAAAAGGACCAAGCGAGTCTGAATCTACACCTAGGATCCGTTGGAATCCTCCGTGCCTCTCATCGTGCGATTGACTCGACGAAGAGTATACACCCGcaatttcccttccatcCACATttgaagcaggagaagatagAGCCAGGGACGGTCACGAAGCTCGAAATCGGTATCTGGGCAATGGGGGTAGACTTCGATGCTGGAGAGTCTATTAGTTTGCAGGTCAGTTGGATATCGACCTTTATCCTGTTTCTGTTGGTCTTCATACACTAACGTATTTGACCTAGATTGGCGGCCAGTATCCTAGCATTGCGAAGGATATTAcatccttctccaagccCCGTCCGGCGTATGAGCTTAATAAAGGGAAGCACACTGTCCATTTTGGTGGAGAGTATCCCAGCAGTGTTATCCTTCCATTTATTTGAGATTAGAGAGACGTGAATTGGGTCCCTGTCAATTACATCTACATCTTTGGAACGGGACCATTGGTTTCTATTGGTGTCTAGTATATGATGACTGAATGAGAGTTGTACTATGCGAATGTCTGATATTGATGAAATATAGTTTCTTGTTTTCGGTCGAGCCGTTTTCAATGAATAGAACGTTTGCACACATGAAATAACGCTGTCTAAAAGTAGTGAACAGTTAGTGAAATAGTGCAGGGGTCGTAAGGAGGTCAAACTGACAAAGGTAAAATTGGAATATATCTCCGAGATTCGATTTgagagtggagaagaagaggaacaggaaaagTGAAAAAACCGGTAGTTCCGAGAAGAGAGTAGATACTAAGCCCTAACGGTACATTTCAAGATAGAGTTCAAGAGAAgttgtattattattttcaCTACGGACATATAGCAGTGGAAAAATGCCTTTAAGCAGCTGCAGATGCAACTGAACCCTGCTCCTGTCGTCGACGATTCCAATCCATTGCGCCGTTATAAAGACAATTGTAATCCATAAACTCCGCTGGATTCATTGTAACTCTTTTTTCACTTGAATCTGTACCCGGCTTCGCTGCTTGGCGACTGTACATCTGTATCGTCGTAGCCCTCTCATAGCGGCAGTTAAAGATATCTTCGTTGGTCTTACTGATATCGCTCAAGGAGCGATCGGGATAACGCTTCTCGAAGCCCTTATAAAATGCCCCTAGAGCTTCGgcatcctcaacagcctgACCTGCGCCCTGTCCCTGAGTAGGAAGCATCGCATGCGCTGCATCACCTATCAACAGCACACGACCACGGTACCAGGTGGACAAAGGATCTAGGTCACGCAGTTGCCATAGACCAACCTCCTTGGCAGATAGAAGCGGTCTCTGCGCCCATTTGGGAAAATTAGAAAACGTATCCAGCATCTTATTGCGATCACCTTTCGTGTTCCAGTTCGTATCCTTGGAAGACTCATTCATTCTCTCGTCAGGCACAAGAGCTACCACACCATAGACAGAGCCATTTCGTGCTGGACCCATAACGAGGCGGCGGTCTTGGCCTATGACCATGGCGGTCCGACATATCCGAGGGTCAAGAACCTGCATAAAGTCCGTCTCtttgagaagttcatcgGTTGGGATCATTATTCGATACGCCGATAGACCTGTGGGACGGGCTTCCACATCTTCACCAAGCACGGCCTGGCGAAGTTTACTTTTGATACCATCCGCACCGATGACCAAATCTCCTTGGATCGTCTCTCCATTTTGAAGCTTGACAGTACCGGTCTCACAATCACAATCTAGGACTCGACTCGAAAGTCGCAACTCCACCGGCCGGCCAGGGTAGTCGGGCGATGTTGCCCTCTCTTTCAGGGCCTGGTGTAAATCCACCCGATGATAGCAAACTCTATCGGCACCGTACTTGGATGACACAGCGGACAAGAGAATCTGCGATTGTAGCTCACCCTTGGTATTGTAAATCTCGAAGGCTTCGTCAATCATGGAGCCTTGCTCGCGGAGACGGGCGCCAAGTCCCCATTGGTCTTCGACAATCTTGGAAGCATTAGGTTGTAGTGAGATTAATGCTCCGATTTCTTGGCTCATGGACGATTGTTCCAGGACGACTATATCGCGTTCATTACCACGTAACGCGATTGCCTAGAGCATCTGTTAACCTGCCAGTGCTGCTGTGTGGTGAACGAAAGGGAAACCTACGGCAGATAGACCGGCTATTCCCCCGCCAACGATGATTATCTTGAATGCACCCATGCTTTTGCTAAAGACTGTCACAAAGGCCACACAATACACAGAGGCCCCCGAGGTAGAAAGACTAAGCGTCAATCTTTATGCTAGTTCATTGTACTCTGATTGCCCCTAAGCAGCGTGGTTCTCAATTGCGTGGGGGATCATCCCTCGGCGGAGGCTCGGTGGACGCCGAAGCGCTAAACTCGGCCGCCCACACTAGGTCTGCCCCGAGAATGTTGGTCGCATAGGGCAAGGGTGATCATGGGGTTGTGTCTCGCAATTCTCGGAAGCCCTTCGGAACGCGCCTTTTACTCCGAGATGCACTAGCTATACACGCTCAGGTGCCACCTAGGTCAGATAGAAAAGGCACTGCAATGCAGCGATTGCGATAAGCATCACCAGCCTCTTGTCGATGACTGAGTTACATACCAGAACTACAACATCCATCTGTGACGACTACTGCAAACAATAGACACAATGTCTACAACAACAACTGTGCAAGAGACAATCACCCTCAATCAGCCCAAGGGCCGAATGGCCCTTGATGGAAAGCCAACCAACTACGGCGACTTCCGCGATGCTCTGAACCGAGACGGCTACGCCGTGGTCAAGGGTGCTATTCCCTTAGAGCGGGCCAAGAAATACGCAGATTCTTTCTATGGCTATCTGGAGGGCTTGTATGTTTGACGCTTCGAGGATTCGTGTTCCCGTTTGCTAATACTTCGCAGTGACTTGGGGTACAAGCGCGATGACCCCTTCACCGTGAAGCGGGCTAAGCTTCCTGTGATCAACGAAAAGGGTATGATTCTTAGCTATGGTGTTACCCATGAGAAGTGGGTCTGGGATATCCGATCAGAGCCTGGTGTAGTGGAGGCTTTTGAGAAGGTATATGACGATTCGGACTTGATTGTGTCTTTTGATGTCGTCAATGTCCAGTTCCCGGGGTAAGTACCAGGCCAACAATACTTTCAGTGAAGCTTTCTAGTTCTAGAACTGATGTGTTATCTTTACATAGGCGTGGTGACTTCCCCGAAAAGTAAGTAAACAGGTCCCTGCGACGATATCCAGGGAAAAGGCTGACCGAGTCCAGCAAACCCTGGCCTCACCAGGACCAAGACCCCGAGTCCCCAGGCTTCCGCTGTACGTATCTCACCAACCACTACACCTAATCATTGTATATCTTGCTAATATATAACCGTAATTCAGGTCTCCAAGGCTTGGTAAACCTGAACCCCGGTGGGCCCGACGATGGCGGCCTCATCGTCTGCAAAGGCGGACACAAGTTCTCCGAACAATTCCACCGCGAGATGGCCGACGAGCCACGTATCCCCGCCTGGACTAAAGAATGGTTCGGATTCACCGAGAACGGCATGAAATGGCTCAAAGACCACGGActggaatgggaaaaggTCTGCGTCGAACCAGGCGACTTGATCGTCTGGGATAGCCGAACCCCACATTACAATGTTCCGCCCACTGGCAAGAATGATCGCCTGGCTGTCTACACATGCTACATGCCTGTTGCCGATGCCTCACAGGAAGATTTGAttaagaagaaagaggctTTTGAAAGTATGTTCGACCCTATATGTGGAACTCGTAGTGGTGGGTTGGTTCTAATATCACATATAGAACGTCTTGGTACTACGCATTGGCCGAATGCCCAGCATGTCGCACCCACTAATATTGCCATGCGTGACGGTGCTCCTTGTCCTAAGGCTCGCGAGGTGCCGGTTGAGGAACCTGTGCTTGGTGAGCGGGCCTTCCGGCTTACTGGTATTCCGTATATCAAGCAAGAGGCATAGGTTGGTGGAGTGGTGAGAGTTTCTACTCCGTGAGTAAGCGTAGTTCAAGGGTTTTAGTACATAGTTTTGTCGCGCGGGTTGATTTGATCGAATGTATATTTGGTTGTTAAATTGTATGAGTTTCGCGTTTCCGGTGACCCCTTGATGTATTGTTGACAAGGAAACTTACGTTCCTGTTAAAGATGCTTATCAATGTCAGTAAGATTGTGTAAAAGCCACTGCTGAAGAAGGTCAGGGCAAGATCTTCTTAAGCAGACCGCtttataatctatatatccACGATTGGTGGTCAATACGATGTtgataaaagataaaattGATATTACTGACTTATGGCTTCAATACGTCCGTCTTTACCTTTAAAAAAAGCTTGAGAACAGGCCTCTCTATTGGCGACTGTATTATGAGCCTGGGGTGACCTAAAATGAGGCATGAGAATTGGTGACAGAACAATCGAATAAATCTTGTATCTCTCTAAAGCGGTTATATATGACAGGTTGCTAGAAATAGATTGGTCTATGCAGGCTGTGGTCCATCGAAGTATAGCATCCAATTCCACAAATCTTCTACATTGTAGCCCTCAAAGGGAAATAGTCTGTCTACCTCATTCAAGCCATCACCGGAGGGGGCCAATTGATCTATCAAGGAGCCAGTATCGTGAAGAGCTGTATCGCCCTGCTGGTAGTGAGGCTGATCCTTGCCCGTTGCCGTTGAATAATCAAGCAAACCCCCTCTCGGAGCATGGTCTGGAGGACGTGCTACAATATGAGCTTCTTCACTACATGCTGCATACCCCATGTGGCTCACAGGTGGGGCACTATCGTCGTATGTGGCAGGGGTTAGGACGCTATGGGGTATTGGATAGTTTGATGTGCTATGGGATATGGCGATATTCGATGTAGGCTGTGGGTTGCTATTCCGTGGTGGCCATATTGGGGCCTTCAGTGGAGGTTGATCCGATTGATGCGTTGTGGCTAAAGTGTGCCTTCTTTCTGCATATGGGGACGAAACACGGTGGTAAAGGACTATCTGGTCGTACATGGCAGCTAGACCTATTTATGGCATGAGGTCAGTGTGTTTACATTGACTATAGAGACATCATTGGGTGGAGAGCATACCCTCCATGAATCGCGGGTCTGAATTACAACGGGCTAGCTGCTGACTGCAGTTCTCGAGACATAGTTTCAGGAGCTATCGATCGTAAGCAGGAAAGTCTGTGAATAGCAGAGTAACGGTTCTCACCTCAAGGTCCATGGTCTGAAGGCGAGATTTCGGGTTTTTGATCAGATGGATAGCGAGAACAATACACGCCAG
The sequence above is a segment of the Aspergillus oryzae RIB40 DNA, chromosome 3 genome. Coding sequences within it:
- a CDS encoding uncharacterized protein (2-polyprenyl-6-methoxyphenol hydroxylase and related FAD-dependent oxidoreductases); translation: MGAFKIIIVGGGIAGLSAAIALRGNERDIVVLEQSSMSQEIGALISLQPNASKIVEDQWGLGARLREQGSMIDEAFEIYNTKGELQSQILLSAVSSKYGADRVCYHRVDLHQALKERATSPDYPGRPVELRLSSRVLDCDCETGTVKLQNGETIQGDLVIGADGIKSKLRQAVLGEDVEARPTGLSAYRIMIPTDELLKETDFMQVLDPRICRTAMVIGQDRRLVMGPARNGSVYGVVALVPDERMNESSKDTNWNTKGDRNKMLDTFSNFPKWAQRPLLSAKEVGLWQLRDLDPLSTWYRGRVLLIGDAAHAMLPTQGQGAGQAVEDAEALGAFYKGFEKRYPDRSLSDISKTNEDIFNCRYERATTIQMYSRQAAKPGTDSSEKRVTMNPAEFMDYNCLYNGAMDWNRRRQEQGSVASAAA
- a CDS encoding uncharacterized protein (predicted protein); the encoded protein is MCYLYIGVVTSPKRKRLTESSKPWPHQDQDPESPGFRCLQGLVNLNPGGPDDGGLIVCKGGHKFSEQFHREMADEPRIPAWTKEWFGFTENGMKWLKDHGLEWEKVCVEPGDLIVWDSRTPHYNVPPTGKNDRLAVYTCYMPVADASQEDLIKKKEAFEKRLGTTHWPNAQHVAPTNIAMRDGAPCPKAREVPVEEPVLGERAFRLTGIPYIKQEA
- a CDS encoding uncharacterized protein (2-keto-4-pentenoate hydratase/2-oxohepta-3-ene-1,7-dioic acid hydratase (catechol pathway)) yields the protein MTVTSSFVSHPLPIRHDSPFPVSNIPFGIFSTAEDPTPRPGAAIGDYVIDLFRVANRGALTIDYADGAQDIFREPTLNRFAALPRPVRSKIRKDIQALIVNADSPLYNQTDQAKLLIPRVAVSMHLPFSMGGFTDYTCSLEHVTNVGRVAGFGDIPPSFRNQPLAYNGRASSVVPSGTPIQRPYGVGADGLYPCQKLDYEVELGMFISTKIPIGEHIPASRARDYIFGFVLLNDWSARDVQFAEMIPLGPFNGKSCGTSISTWVVTMDALEEAGAIVPAKADVATEGKFTSNSFLKCAEDVSIDVSTFISSMYFPCRSSWEMLLMWDIGGESHRTPISRSNLKHTYWSPFQMIAHHTSAGCGLAPGDLIGTGTLSSSAKQASEDLEQASTGLGRLGCIHELTAGGKNPVQLVNDLSLVWLQDNDEIALEGWAGEGNSRIGFGQVVGRVAPVAEIPAH
- a CDS encoding CocE/NonD family hydrolase (predicted acyl esterases), encoding MPPPVQVAYKRIGKPTVGENGYVDFQPGKTEVLPKGWNGFNAKPLISDIRVEHDVEIVVRDGARLYVDIYRPADTTEKVPAVLSWSFYGKKYSALDMLPMCVWNCCVPRSDLSGLEKFEGLDPQSWCPKGYAIVSVDTRGAGNSDGQICVMGSQDAEDGYDVVEAIAAMDWCNGSIGMAGNSALAIAQWFIAAQQPPSLKAIAPWEGLGDLYREQFCRGGWFFMSNFDLIAQRIVRGPENSGLEDYEEMYRRSPVSNAFWADKRVDMTKIQCPAYIRGSDVSSIHTMGSVRGYLEIPHDKKWIHWGSKQEWYELYSEPESMEELTVFFDRYLKGIENGWEKTPKVRWSALQFGDREAIDNIVLEDFPVPSTEYRNLYLGGNQQLLRTATTDYSTVSYDSESRASIAEFNYTFEKPSRLIGLPKAILYVSAEEQDDFTVFVILRKKDKDGKALMHLNFPFHATPVKSITEIPEKDQASLNLHLGSVGILRASHRAIDSTKSIHPQFPFHPHLKQEKIEPGTVTKLEIGIWAMGVDFDAGESISLQIGGQYPSIAKDITSFSKPRPAYELNKGKHTVHFGGEYPSSVILPFI
- a CDS encoding uncharacterized protein (predicted protein) translates to MSTTTTVQETITLNQPKGRMALDGKPTNYGDFRDALNRDGYAVVKGAIPLERAKKYADSFYGYLEGFDLGYKRDDPFTVKRAKLPVINEKGMILSYGVTHEKWVWDIRSEPGVVEAFEKVYDDSDLIVSFDVVNVQFPG